One window from the genome of Hyalangium gracile encodes:
- a CDS encoding AmpG family muropeptide MFS transporter produces MSFVSSLTAMMRNPRARLMLALGFSSGLPLYLVGSTLRAWMTNEGISLAKIGLFGLVGTAYACKFAWSPLMDRYFPPFLGRRRGWMLVTQVLLALGLFAMGQVNPRTDAVLMAAFAALVAFFSASQDIAADAYRTELLEETDADRAFGITTFTLGYRIGMVFAMAVALILSDVIGWKGSYTVMAALMSVGIIATLRAPEPKVERPPHTWASAVVHPFLDFFRRYSRERPAALNPVLGFLQRYWLALVILLFLMLFRVGDGFMSQMNTTFILKQGFTNSEVGVIQKGVGMTGAILGALTGGLLVATLGVRRGLFLFGTAQALTNLLYVGLGMVGKNSLFLALTVGLDNFSGGMGGATITVFSTALCSKKFSITQYALLSSLAAVPMQVLGASSGILVESVGWNSFFLLTALAMGPALLVLMLIPRDVGTSAQPEAAAEQLTRPTLAPEAAAELASAAKKSAG; encoded by the coding sequence ATGTCCTTCGTCTCTTCCCTCACCGCCATGATGCGGAACCCTCGCGCGAGGCTGATGCTCGCGCTGGGCTTCTCGTCCGGTCTCCCGCTCTACCTCGTTGGCAGCACCCTGAGGGCGTGGATGACGAACGAGGGCATCTCGCTGGCGAAGATTGGCCTCTTCGGGCTCGTGGGCACTGCCTACGCCTGCAAGTTCGCCTGGTCGCCCTTGATGGACCGCTACTTCCCGCCGTTCCTGGGCCGCAGGCGCGGATGGATGCTGGTGACCCAGGTGCTGCTGGCCCTGGGCCTCTTCGCCATGGGCCAGGTGAACCCCCGCACCGACGCGGTGCTCATGGCCGCCTTCGCCGCCCTGGTGGCGTTCTTCTCGGCCAGCCAGGACATCGCCGCGGACGCCTACCGCACCGAGCTGCTCGAGGAGACCGACGCGGATCGCGCCTTCGGCATCACCACGTTCACCCTCGGCTACCGCATCGGCATGGTCTTCGCCATGGCCGTGGCGCTCATCCTGTCCGATGTCATCGGCTGGAAGGGCAGCTATACCGTCATGGCCGCGCTGATGTCCGTGGGCATCATCGCCACCCTGCGAGCCCCCGAACCCAAGGTGGAGCGCCCACCCCACACCTGGGCCTCGGCCGTGGTGCACCCCTTCCTGGACTTCTTCCGGCGCTACAGCCGGGAGCGCCCAGCGGCCTTGAACCCGGTGCTGGGCTTCCTGCAGCGCTACTGGCTGGCGCTCGTCATCCTGCTCTTCCTCATGCTGTTCCGCGTGGGTGACGGCTTCATGTCCCAGATGAACACCACGTTCATCTTGAAGCAGGGCTTCACCAACTCGGAGGTGGGCGTCATCCAGAAGGGCGTGGGCATGACGGGCGCAATCCTCGGAGCGCTGACGGGCGGCCTGCTGGTGGCGACGCTCGGTGTCAGGCGGGGCCTGTTCCTGTTCGGCACGGCCCAGGCCCTCACCAACCTGCTCTACGTCGGGCTCGGCATGGTGGGGAAGAACTCCCTGTTCCTGGCGCTCACTGTCGGGCTGGACAACTTCAGCGGCGGCATGGGCGGAGCCACCATCACCGTCTTCAGCACGGCGCTGTGCAGCAAGAAGTTCTCCATCACCCAGTACGCCCTGCTCTCCAGCCTGGCCGCGGTGCCCATGCAGGTGCTGGGTGCCAGCTCGGGTATCCTCGTCGAGAGCGTGGGCTGGAACAGCTTCTTCCTGCTCACCGCGCTGGCCATGGGCCCCGCGCTGCTCGTGCTGATGCTGATTCCCCGCGACGTGGGCACGTCCGCCCAGCCCGAGGCCGCCGCCGAGCAGCTCACCCGCCCGACCCTGGCTCCCGAGGCCGCCGCCGAGCTGGCCTCGGCGGCCAAGAAGAGCGCCGGCTGA
- a CDS encoding imm11 family protein translates to MPRYYDLVDDRRSETRWHLRSPLDEHGSPINPWQFFEGRRLELQEVIRFPVRPAGEALDFTWAAFSIPIVHHRFVQLFQRLRVPDVQFIPVQVEAHPGPYFILNALRLIRCIDDARCAEVQYWKPEDGKPEKTGRYRFVAGMRIDATKVGDARIFRTWGWDIALILSEDIKEAIEAAGLSGARFVEV, encoded by the coding sequence ATGCCGCGCTATTACGATCTTGTTGACGACCGACGCTCGGAGACACGCTGGCATCTAAGAAGCCCTCTGGATGAACACGGGAGCCCCATCAACCCCTGGCAATTCTTCGAAGGCCGGAGGCTCGAACTCCAGGAGGTCATCCGGTTTCCCGTCAGGCCAGCGGGCGAAGCGTTGGACTTCACCTGGGCGGCCTTCAGTATTCCCATTGTCCACCATCGCTTCGTTCAGCTCTTCCAGCGCCTCCGCGTGCCGGACGTCCAGTTCATCCCCGTTCAGGTGGAAGCCCACCCAGGCCCCTACTTCATCCTCAACGCCCTGCGGCTCATTCGATGTATCGATGATGCACGCTGTGCGGAGGTCCAGTATTGGAAGCCCGAGGATGGCAAGCCGGAAAAGACCGGTAGGTATCGCTTCGTTGCGGGGATGCGCATCGATGCCACGAAGGTGGGCGACGCTCGCATCTTCCGCACCTGGGGCTGGGATATTGCGCTCATCCTCTCCGAGGACATCAAGGAGGCCATCGAAGCAGCGGGCCTCTCGGGTGCGCGCTTCGTCGAGGTCTGA
- a CDS encoding carbohydrate ABC transporter permease, with protein MDKPTNNRAWLLVVPVLVVVAFSAVIPLMTVVNYSVQDILGPEQHVFVGTEWFRKVLRDPELHGALRRQLGYSLAVLAIEIPLGIALALVLPMRGRAASVSLVVLALPLLIPWNVVGTIWQIFARGDIGLLGVAVNGLGLDYNYTADALDAWLTVLAMDVWHWTPLVALLCYAGLRAIPEPFYQAARIDGASAWATFRYIQLPRLRGVLTIAVLLRFMDSFMIYTEPFVLTGGGPGNATTFLSQYLTRLAVGQFDLGPAAAFSLIYFLVVLLFSYVFYTAMTQAGRSEAR; from the coding sequence TTGGACAAGCCCACGAACAACCGCGCCTGGCTGCTGGTGGTGCCCGTGTTGGTGGTGGTGGCCTTCAGCGCCGTCATCCCTCTGATGACGGTGGTGAACTACTCGGTGCAGGACATCCTGGGCCCGGAGCAGCACGTCTTCGTGGGCACGGAGTGGTTCCGCAAGGTGCTGAGGGACCCGGAGCTCCACGGCGCGCTGCGCCGACAGCTGGGCTACTCGCTGGCGGTGCTGGCCATCGAGATTCCCCTGGGCATCGCGCTGGCGCTGGTGCTGCCCATGCGCGGACGGGCGGCCTCGGTGAGCCTGGTGGTGCTGGCGCTGCCGCTGCTCATCCCCTGGAACGTGGTGGGCACCATCTGGCAGATCTTCGCCCGAGGGGACATCGGGCTGCTGGGCGTGGCGGTGAACGGGCTGGGCCTGGACTACAACTACACGGCGGACGCGCTGGACGCGTGGCTCACGGTGCTGGCCATGGACGTGTGGCACTGGACGCCGCTGGTGGCGCTGCTCTGCTACGCGGGCCTGCGCGCCATCCCCGAGCCCTTCTACCAGGCGGCCCGCATCGACGGCGCCTCGGCGTGGGCGACGTTCCGCTACATCCAGCTGCCGAGGCTGCGCGGGGTGCTCACCATCGCGGTGCTGCTGCGCTTCATGGACAGCTTCATGATCTACACGGAGCCCTTCGTCCTCACGGGCGGCGGGCCGGGCAACGCCACCACCTTCCTGAGCCAGTACCTGACGCGGCTGGCGGTGGGGCAGTTCGACCTGGGGCCCGCGGCGGCGTTCTCGCTCATCTACTTCCTGGTGGTGCTGCTGTTCAGCTACGTCTTCTACACCGCGATGACGCAGGCGGGACGGAGCGAGGCCCGATGA
- a CDS encoding DUF2160 domain-containing protein has product MDLQWMAWTTETALFFGVIAALIAAYTVWGIASPSVPRRGFLPMPTTRGDRLFLGLMGSAWINLAWLGLTEASQWIAVVVSLMFMLVLGRWG; this is encoded by the coding sequence ATGGACCTCCAGTGGATGGCGTGGACGACGGAGACGGCCCTGTTCTTCGGGGTCATCGCGGCGCTGATTGCCGCCTATACCGTGTGGGGCATCGCGTCGCCGTCGGTGCCCCGGCGAGGGTTCCTGCCCATGCCCACGACTCGAGGGGACCGGCTCTTCCTCGGGCTGATGGGCAGTGCGTGGATCAACCTCGCGTGGCTGGGGCTGACGGAAGCCTCGCAGTGGATCGCAGTCGTGGTGTCGTTGATGTTCATGCTCGTCCTCGGAAGATGGGGGTAG
- a CDS encoding AHH domain-containing protein, translating into MKLAAILLRLLLAPCLALPISCATSLGSEYDGQETAPAVHAVQVTRLPEERLQLDFVPLPPAPAWEQLSEQEVRTTLADFLRCTDTLSELSVVPALASSAPTLSPWEARLRREFLARYGPARLPLPESLQHSPLYMALKLSPRYMGAGFRNAARELFRSPVFLASVTLSVLVYFAAWLAPEPLFSKSFAAMLTARLALAVGLLELRHVALTVLQLYREAQAARTLAELEAVAERFGRAMGGTALRVLVMVASFGVAKSLPNVPPGGLGPLLSPPRFAVAGGLSFQASTTAQVVADGTIVLAGAAVGTAGSAVASACANESPKKEGHHWHHLATNKNESSKQRGGPWTPLFEDIFELAGMSLDAPENLVHLKGHQGPHPEEYHQAVYQKLRDAVAGCRSTSHCRKDLVEALRQLAAEVCTPGSRLHALATKHSG; encoded by the coding sequence ATGAAGCTCGCCGCCATCCTCCTGCGCCTGCTCCTCGCACCGTGCCTCGCACTTCCCATCTCGTGTGCCACCTCTCTGGGGAGTGAGTACGACGGCCAGGAAACTGCGCCGGCAGTGCATGCGGTTCAGGTGACGCGATTGCCCGAAGAGCGCCTCCAGCTCGACTTCGTGCCTTTGCCACCCGCCCCCGCCTGGGAGCAGCTGAGTGAGCAAGAGGTGCGCACAACTCTCGCCGACTTCCTTCGGTGCACCGACACCCTGTCTGAACTCTCGGTGGTTCCGGCACTGGCCTCGTCCGCCCCCACTCTCTCACCGTGGGAAGCGCGCCTGCGCAGGGAGTTCCTGGCACGCTACGGCCCCGCGCGCCTGCCCCTGCCGGAGTCCTTGCAGCACAGCCCCCTCTACATGGCGCTCAAGCTCTCCCCTCGCTACATGGGCGCGGGCTTCCGCAACGCGGCGCGGGAGCTGTTCCGCTCGCCAGTCTTCCTGGCCAGCGTCACCCTCTCGGTCCTGGTGTACTTCGCTGCATGGCTCGCACCCGAGCCCCTCTTCTCCAAGTCCTTCGCCGCCATGTTGACGGCTCGGCTGGCACTGGCCGTGGGGCTGCTGGAACTGCGCCATGTGGCGCTGACCGTCCTGCAGCTCTACCGCGAGGCTCAAGCCGCCAGGACGCTGGCGGAGCTCGAGGCCGTCGCCGAGCGCTTCGGCCGTGCCATGGGAGGCACCGCACTGCGTGTGCTCGTCATGGTCGCCAGCTTCGGTGTGGCGAAGTCCCTGCCCAATGTGCCTCCTGGGGGACTGGGCCCGCTGCTGAGCCCTCCCCGCTTCGCTGTCGCCGGAGGATTGTCGTTCCAGGCCTCGACCACTGCTCAGGTGGTGGCGGATGGCACCATCGTCCTTGCTGGGGCTGCGGTGGGGACAGCAGGCTCCGCAGTCGCTAGCGCCTGTGCCAATGAATCCCCGAAAAAGGAAGGCCACCACTGGCACCATCTCGCCACCAACAAGAATGAATCCTCGAAGCAGCGTGGCGGTCCATGGACTCCCCTGTTCGAGGACATCTTCGAGCTGGCGGGGATGAGCCTGGATGCACCCGAGAACCTCGTCCACCTCAAGGGCCATCAGGGGCCACACCCTGAGGAATACCACCAGGCGGTCTACCAGAAGCTCCGCGACGCGGTCGCAGGCTGCAGGAGCACCTCTCACTGCCGGAAGGATTTGGTGGAAGCGCTCCGGCAACTTGCCGCGGAGGTGTGTACTCCCGGCTCACGACTCCACGCCCTGGCAACGAAGCACTCAGGCTGA
- a CDS encoding ABC transporter ATP-binding protein — MKQGIELDRVGRVVGGEMYLADIELRLEPGSFNILLGRTRAGKTSLLRLMAGLDRPTSGAIRFDGVDVTQWDVRRRNVAMVYQQFVNYPSLTVYENIASPLRLAGRLSKQEIDKRVRDTAAVLRLEPFLARLPAELSGGQQQRTAMARALVKDASLLLLDEPLANLDYKLREELRTEMRQIFKDRPAVIVYATTEPTEALLLGGRTAVLHEGRLLQVGPTLDVYQSPATERVGQVFSDPQMNLWEVEVSGAEARLSAEVALPLSGHLRALAPGRYRLGLRAHHLRLAPASDTDVRLPARVEVEEISGSETLIHATHERLSLTAQVEGIHRHPYGTQLELFASPSRLFAFSPEGRLVAAPTVTAQEAAHGSH; from the coding sequence TTGAAGCAAGGCATCGAGCTCGACAGGGTTGGCCGGGTGGTCGGCGGGGAGATGTACCTCGCGGACATCGAGCTCCGACTCGAGCCGGGCTCATTCAACATCCTGCTGGGCCGCACGCGCGCGGGGAAGACGTCGCTGCTGCGGCTGATGGCCGGCCTGGACCGGCCGACCTCGGGCGCCATCCGCTTCGACGGGGTGGACGTGACGCAGTGGGACGTGCGTCGCCGCAACGTGGCCATGGTGTACCAGCAGTTCGTCAACTACCCCTCGCTCACGGTGTACGAGAACATTGCCTCGCCGCTGCGGCTGGCCGGCAGGCTGAGCAAGCAGGAGATCGACAAGCGGGTGCGGGACACGGCGGCGGTGCTCCGCCTGGAGCCCTTCCTGGCGCGGCTGCCGGCGGAGCTGAGCGGCGGGCAGCAGCAGCGCACGGCCATGGCGCGCGCGCTGGTGAAGGACGCCTCGCTGCTGCTGCTGGACGAGCCGCTGGCCAACCTGGACTACAAGCTGCGCGAGGAGCTGCGCACGGAGATGCGGCAGATCTTCAAGGATCGGCCCGCCGTCATCGTCTACGCCACCACCGAGCCCACCGAGGCGCTGCTGCTGGGTGGGCGCACCGCGGTGCTGCACGAGGGCCGGCTGCTCCAGGTGGGGCCCACGCTGGACGTCTACCAGTCGCCCGCCACCGAGCGGGTGGGCCAGGTCTTCAGCGATCCGCAGATGAACCTGTGGGAGGTGGAGGTGTCCGGCGCCGAGGCGCGGCTGTCGGCGGAGGTGGCCCTGCCCCTGAGCGGGCACCTGCGGGCCCTGGCGCCTGGCCGCTACCGGCTGGGCCTGCGCGCCCACCACCTGCGGCTGGCTCCCGCGTCGGACACGGATGTGCGGCTGCCGGCGCGGGTGGAGGTGGAGGAGATCAGCGGCTCGGAGACGCTCATCCACGCGACGCACGAGCGGCTCTCGCTCACCGCGCAGGTGGAGGGCATCCACCGGCACCCGTACGGCACGCAGCTGGAGCTCTTCGCCTCGCCGAGCCGGCTGTTCGCCTTCAGCCCGGAGGGGCGCCTGGTGGCGGCTCCCACGGTGACGGCTCAGGAGGCGGCGCATGGCTCGCATTGA
- a CDS encoding sigma 54-interacting transcriptional regulator, with amino-acid sequence MRGPTRVRLKLVVISGPDVGRSVPLEVGEYRIGSSPSCEIALSDKAVSRQHLRLEVREDGVRAVDAGSRNGSYCEQMRFNELEVRVGAVLQVGTTEFKLVPEESRERIVPPSTRESFGALVGNSRLMRELFTLLERLAAGDSDVLVQGETGTGKELCAEAIHQQSRRGQGSFVIVDLAGVAPSLIESELFGHVKGAFTGAHSDRAGAFERAAGGTVFLDEVGELPLEIQPRLLRVLERRQVKRVGANDYRTVDVRVVAATHVDLEGAVKAGRFRRDLFHRLAVLRVTLPPLRERPEDIPLLVDTVLRRMGKHPGALSDQTRALLAQYPWPGNVRELRNVVEQVVNLGEESLPEMTADPLAPSAGAGAAELELPFKEAKERLIEGFERDYLRSLMERCEGNVSRASREAGIDRFYLRKLLKKHGLDGH; translated from the coding sequence GTGCGCGGCCCTACGCGGGTCCGCCTGAAGCTCGTGGTGATCTCCGGTCCGGACGTGGGCCGCAGCGTCCCGCTCGAGGTGGGCGAGTACCGGATCGGCTCATCCCCCTCCTGTGAGATTGCCCTGAGCGACAAGGCCGTCTCCCGCCAGCACCTGCGGCTCGAGGTGCGGGAGGATGGCGTGCGGGCCGTGGATGCGGGCTCGCGCAACGGCTCCTACTGCGAGCAGATGCGCTTCAACGAGCTGGAGGTCCGCGTCGGAGCGGTGCTCCAGGTGGGCACCACCGAGTTCAAGCTGGTGCCGGAGGAGTCCCGCGAGCGCATCGTCCCTCCTTCCACGCGCGAGTCCTTTGGCGCGCTGGTGGGCAACAGCCGGCTCATGCGCGAGCTGTTCACCCTGCTGGAGCGGCTAGCGGCGGGGGACTCGGATGTGCTCGTGCAGGGCGAAACGGGCACCGGCAAGGAGCTGTGCGCCGAGGCCATCCACCAGCAGAGCCGGCGCGGCCAGGGCTCGTTCGTCATCGTGGACCTGGCCGGCGTGGCGCCCTCGCTCATCGAGTCCGAGCTGTTCGGCCACGTGAAGGGGGCCTTCACCGGCGCCCACTCGGACCGCGCCGGGGCCTTCGAGCGGGCCGCCGGGGGCACCGTCTTCCTGGATGAGGTGGGCGAGCTGCCGCTGGAGATCCAGCCCCGGCTGCTGCGGGTGCTGGAGCGGCGCCAGGTGAAGCGGGTGGGCGCCAATGACTACCGCACCGTGGACGTGCGGGTGGTCGCGGCCACGCACGTCGATCTGGAGGGCGCGGTGAAGGCGGGCAGGTTCCGCAGAGACTTGTTCCACCGGCTGGCCGTGCTGCGCGTCACCCTGCCGCCCTTGCGTGAGCGGCCCGAGGACATCCCCCTCCTGGTGGACACGGTGCTCCGGCGCATGGGCAAGCACCCGGGCGCGCTGTCGGACCAGACACGCGCGCTGCTCGCCCAGTACCCGTGGCCGGGCAACGTGCGGGAGCTGCGCAACGTGGTGGAGCAGGTGGTGAACCTGGGCGAGGAGTCGCTGCCCGAGATGACGGCGGATCCGCTCGCGCCCTCCGCCGGCGCGGGCGCGGCCGAGCTGGAGCTGCCCTTCAAGGAAGCCAAGGAGCGGCTCATCGAAGGCTTCGAGCGCGACTACCTCCGGAGCCTGATGGAGCGGTGCGAGGGCAACGTCTCTCGCGCCTCTCGCGAGGCCGGCATCGACCGGTTCTACCTGCGCAAGCTGCTGAAGAAACACGGGTTGGACGGGCACTGA
- a CDS encoding ABC transporter substrate-binding protein gives MKKLWSSALAVTVAVSFAGCKKEAKEEPPKQQETAQQPQAAAPEDTSALEKAAEKWVDQEFQPSTLTREQQLAELKWFRDAAKPYRGQTINVVSETIDTHVYESKTLAKAFEEITGIKVKHDLIQEGDVIEKLQTQTQSGKSIYDMYVNDSDLIGTHYRYGFVVPLSDFMAGEGKDVTLPTLDVDDFMAKSFVTGPDGKMYQLPDQQFANLYWFRQDWFSRPDLKEKFKKKYGYELGVPVNWSAYEDIANFFTNDVKEIDGVKVYGHMDYGKKDPSLGWRFTDAWLSMAGVGDKGIPNGKPVDEWGIRVEGCNPAGASVSRGGETNGPAAVYALTKYIDWLKKYAPPEASGMTFSEAGPVPGQGNVAQQIFWYTAFVAPLTKAGLPVVNADGTPKWRMAPSPHGPYWQEGTKLGYQDTGSWTMLTSTPLERRKMAWLYAQFTVAKTTSLKKFLVGLTPIRDSDIRSEHVTKVADKLGGLVEFYRSPARVAWTPTGTNVPDYPKLAQLWWQNVSLAVTGEQTAQGAMDKLAKEMDDVLARLERAGMKNCPPKLNPEKDPKEWLSADKAPHQKLANEKPKGETVPYEQLLQAWKEGRVK, from the coding sequence TTGAAGAAACTATGGAGCAGCGCCCTGGCCGTGACCGTGGCCGTCTCGTTCGCGGGTTGTAAGAAGGAGGCGAAGGAGGAGCCACCCAAGCAGCAGGAGACCGCGCAGCAGCCGCAGGCCGCCGCGCCGGAGGACACCTCCGCGCTGGAGAAGGCCGCGGAGAAGTGGGTGGACCAGGAGTTCCAGCCCTCCACGCTGACGCGCGAGCAGCAGCTGGCCGAGCTCAAGTGGTTCCGCGACGCCGCCAAGCCCTACCGCGGGCAGACGATCAACGTCGTCTCCGAGACGATCGACACCCACGTCTACGAGTCCAAGACGCTGGCCAAGGCCTTCGAGGAGATCACCGGCATCAAGGTGAAGCACGACCTCATCCAGGAAGGCGACGTCATCGAGAAGCTGCAGACGCAGACGCAGTCGGGCAAGAGCATCTACGACATGTACGTCAACGACAGCGACCTGATCGGCACGCACTACCGATACGGGTTCGTGGTGCCGCTGTCGGACTTCATGGCGGGCGAGGGCAAGGACGTGACGCTGCCCACGCTCGACGTGGATGACTTCATGGCCAAGAGCTTCGTGACGGGGCCGGACGGGAAGATGTACCAGCTGCCGGACCAGCAGTTCGCCAACCTGTACTGGTTCCGCCAGGACTGGTTCAGCCGGCCGGACCTGAAGGAGAAGTTCAAGAAGAAGTACGGCTACGAGCTGGGCGTGCCGGTGAACTGGAGCGCGTACGAGGACATCGCGAACTTCTTCACGAACGACGTGAAGGAGATCGACGGCGTCAAGGTGTACGGGCACATGGACTACGGCAAGAAGGATCCGTCGCTGGGGTGGCGCTTCACGGACGCGTGGCTGTCGATGGCCGGCGTGGGTGACAAGGGCATCCCCAACGGCAAGCCGGTGGACGAGTGGGGCATCCGCGTGGAGGGGTGCAACCCGGCGGGCGCGTCGGTGTCTCGCGGCGGCGAGACGAACGGCCCGGCGGCGGTGTACGCGCTGACGAAGTACATCGACTGGCTGAAGAAGTACGCGCCGCCGGAGGCGTCGGGCATGACGTTCTCGGAGGCGGGGCCGGTGCCGGGGCAGGGCAACGTGGCGCAGCAGATCTTCTGGTACACGGCCTTCGTGGCGCCGCTGACGAAGGCGGGGCTGCCGGTGGTGAACGCGGACGGGACGCCGAAGTGGAGGATGGCGCCGTCGCCGCACGGGCCGTACTGGCAGGAGGGCACGAAGCTGGGCTACCAGGACACGGGCTCGTGGACGATGTTGACGAGCACGCCGCTGGAGCGGCGGAAGATGGCGTGGCTGTACGCGCAGTTCACGGTGGCGAAGACGACGTCGCTGAAGAAGTTCCTGGTGGGGCTGACGCCGATTCGTGACTCGGACATCCGCAGCGAGCACGTGACGAAGGTGGCGGACAAGCTGGGCGGCCTGGTGGAGTTCTACCGGAGCCCGGCGCGCGTGGCGTGGACGCCGACGGGGACGAACGTGCCGGACTACCCGAAGCTGGCGCAGCTCTGGTGGCAGAACGTGAGCCTGGCGGTGACCGGCGAGCAGACGGCGCAGGGCGCGATGGACAAGCTGGCCAAGGAGATGGACGACGTGCTGGCGCGTCTGGAGCGCGCGGGCATGAAGAACTGCCCGCCGAAGCTCAACCCGGAGAAGGACCCGAAGGAGTGGCTGTCGGCGGACAAGGCGCCGCACCAGAAGCTGGCCAACGAGAAGCCGAAGGGTGAGACGGTGCCCTACGAGCAGCTCTTGCAGGCCTGGAAGGAAGGCCGGGTGAAGTAG
- a CDS encoding ABC transporter ATP-binding protein codes for MARIELRGMAHSYAPASATQKDWAVHPLELVWQDGGAYALLGPSGCGKTTLLNIISGLLRPTVGQVLINGVDVTAAPPQARNIAQVFQFPVIYDTMTVAENLAFPLRNRGVSRAETQARVEEVAGLLELTGDLKLRASGLSADMRQRISLGRGLVRKDVAAILLDEPLTVIDPHVKWLLRRKLKQVHESLKVTLVYVTHDQVEALTLADQVVVMNQGRVVQAGTPQELFERPAHTFVGYFIGSPGMNLLPCTLEQAAAVVEGQRIPLPPEVCAKAKADGGELKLGIRPEFLRRVREGAPSAVRVEVSQVEELGRYRMATARLGQQVVKVRLPEEERVSAGESCWLEFPAQWTTLYVGGRAVS; via the coding sequence ATGGCTCGCATTGAACTGCGCGGCATGGCGCACTCCTACGCGCCGGCGTCCGCCACGCAGAAGGACTGGGCGGTGCATCCCCTGGAGCTCGTCTGGCAGGACGGCGGGGCCTATGCGCTGCTGGGGCCGTCGGGCTGCGGGAAGACGACGCTGCTCAACATCATCTCCGGGCTGCTGCGGCCCACGGTGGGCCAGGTGCTCATCAACGGGGTGGATGTGACGGCGGCGCCGCCGCAGGCGCGCAACATCGCCCAGGTGTTCCAGTTCCCCGTCATCTACGACACGATGACGGTGGCCGAGAACCTGGCCTTCCCGCTGCGCAACCGGGGCGTGAGCCGGGCGGAGACGCAGGCGCGCGTGGAGGAGGTGGCCGGGCTGCTGGAGCTGACGGGCGACCTGAAGCTGCGGGCCAGCGGGCTGTCGGCGGACATGCGGCAGCGTATCTCCCTGGGGCGCGGGCTGGTGCGCAAGGACGTGGCGGCCATCCTCCTGGACGAGCCGCTCACGGTCATCGACCCGCACGTGAAGTGGCTGCTGCGCCGCAAGCTCAAGCAGGTGCACGAGAGCCTGAAGGTGACGCTCGTCTACGTGACGCACGACCAGGTGGAGGCGCTGACGCTGGCCGACCAGGTGGTGGTGATGAACCAGGGCCGGGTGGTGCAGGCGGGCACGCCGCAGGAGCTGTTCGAGCGCCCGGCGCACACCTTCGTGGGCTACTTCATCGGCAGCCCGGGCATGAACCTGCTGCCGTGCACGCTGGAGCAGGCCGCCGCCGTGGTGGAGGGGCAGCGCATCCCGCTGCCGCCCGAGGTGTGCGCGAAGGCGAAGGCGGACGGAGGCGAGCTGAAGCTGGGCATCCGCCCGGAGTTCCTGCGCCGGGTGCGCGAGGGCGCGCCGTCCGCGGTGCGCGTGGAGGTGTCGCAGGTGGAGGAGCTGGGGCGCTACCGCATGGCCACGGCGCGGCTGGGGCAGCAGGTGGTGAAGGTGCGGCTGCCGGAGGAGGAGCGCGTCTCGGCGGGCGAGAGCTGCTGGCTGGAGTTCCCGGCGCAATGGACGACGCTCTACGTGGGCGGCCGCGCCGTCTCCTGA
- a CDS encoding carbohydrate ABC transporter permease, which yields MRASRLAIPLYLLLSLVPIYWLVGMSLKTNEEILGGFTLFPRNPTLANYVIIFTDPDWNQGYINSLTYVGINTVLSVLLALPAAYAFSRYRFLGDTHLFFWLLTNRMAPPAVFLLPFFQLYQSIGLFDTPWAVALAHMLFTVPLAVWILEGFMSGVPREIDETAYIDGYSFPRFFLRIFLPLVRSGVGVTAFFCFMFSWVELLLARTLTSVDAKPIAATMTRTVSAAGMDWGVLAAAGVITLVPGAIVIYFVRNYIAKGFALGRV from the coding sequence ATGAGAGCGTCCCGCCTGGCCATCCCGCTGTACCTGCTGCTGAGCCTGGTGCCCATCTACTGGCTGGTGGGCATGTCGCTGAAGACGAACGAGGAGATCCTCGGCGGCTTCACGCTCTTCCCGCGCAACCCGACCCTGGCCAACTACGTCATCATCTTCACGGATCCGGACTGGAACCAGGGCTACATCAACTCGCTCACCTACGTGGGCATCAACACGGTGCTGTCGGTGCTGCTGGCGCTGCCGGCCGCGTACGCCTTCTCGCGCTACCGGTTCCTGGGCGACACGCACCTGTTCTTCTGGCTGCTGACCAACCGCATGGCCCCGCCGGCGGTGTTCCTGCTGCCCTTCTTCCAGCTCTACCAGAGCATCGGCCTGTTCGACACGCCGTGGGCGGTGGCGCTGGCGCACATGCTCTTCACGGTGCCGCTGGCGGTGTGGATCCTCGAGGGCTTCATGTCCGGTGTGCCTCGAGAAATAGACGAGACGGCCTACATCGATGGCTACAGCTTCCCGCGCTTCTTCCTGCGCATCTTCCTGCCGCTGGTGCGCTCGGGGGTGGGGGTGACGGCGTTCTTCTGCTTCATGTTCTCGTGGGTGGAACTGCTGCTGGCCCGCACGCTCACCTCGGTGGATGCCAAGCCCATCGCCGCGACGATGACGCGCACGGTGAGCGCGGCGGGCATGGACTGGGGCGTGCTCGCCGCGGCGGGCGTCATCACCCTGGTCCCTGGCGCCATCGTCATCTATTTCGTCCGCAACTACATCGCCAAGGGCTTCGCCCTGGGGAGGGTCTGA